The genomic interval CAACATTGTCTCCCCTTCCCTTCCCCCACCCAAGTTGTATTGACATGCTTGGCTATGGTACACAGGTGGATCTGTCATCAAATCTTCTGTCAGAGTTGCCCGAGACACTAGGTTGTCTGCTCAATTTGAAGGTTCCTAAACTTCATTATCTATCAAATCATATACTTTCTTCAAATGATCCATTATTATCCAATAGTGGAAATTATGGAACGTAATACAGTATACTTAAACTGGAAGCACGCTTCTTTCATAGAAAATTCAATAGAAGTAGTAATTAATTACGAAGTTGCTCTTAGAAGATCATTCTTTGGGAGCACCTTACATGAAATTTCCTCGTCTTTTCTTTCCATTCTCTCTTTATTTGCAAACTGACAATTCATTTAAATTGAATGTATGTCTACATCCATGAAATATATAGTTGCTATTATCCTTAGACTTCTAGGTTCTGTTTTCCAGTTAATTTTAAGGTAAATCTGCTATTAGATACTGGGAAATAATCCACCTGTTTCCCAAAACTCGTTACAAGTATTGATGGAAGTAACAGATTACCATAACCTGAAGCATCCTACCTTGGTCAATATTGGTAGCATTTGTGACTCACCACCAGGAAAAATAAGAATGGAGAGAGGGGATAACTTTGATGAATACTTCTTGAAGCTGAAATGTTACTAACTTTTCTTACATTCAGCTCAATGGAAAAATTCGTACAAGCACTaccaatatctccaaaatcttagCCCTTAGGACTGAAAGAAGAAAATCTCAATGGAGTCCAGTTGCAAGCTGTCCCAAGATCCAGCTTGAGAAGTagcctttcttcttccttttcctccAATCTTCTTCAAGAGTTCCAATAGCTGAGAATTACCTTCGTTCGACTATAAAAGCCTGACCAGGTGAAATTATATGCCTATAAGGCTTCAATGTATTGCCAAGAAACTTGGCAACAGCGTGATACAAACAACTAGGTGTTTTGAACTAGACATAAGTTTCCATAGAGCTTTCTACCAAACTAGAAAACCTCAAATAATTCCACAGGATAACCGCATGACCTCGGCATTAGAAAAGTCATGATTTAGAATATGGCTATCATAATTCGAATTACAACTCCAAAGAAGCATCTAAATTTGTAAATCGGTGCTTTAACCATTAGCTGATGATGGTTTTTCGTATTAGTCTTTCAAACTTCCACTTCATGATGGGACATTCCGACGAGCTACATACAAATAGGAAAATAACTACTATCAAACCATCTTTGGCCTAAAACTTATATTGTTTGTTTGGGTactttaatcatttaaaatttcacCACCTCCCAAATGTAGGCTCATGTATAAATCTGACTCACGAGAGCCATCAAGTATGCACTATTAATCTAGAGAGAAGATAATATTGAATGTAACCAAATGGGTCTGATTTCATGTTAAATGAGTTATTAAACTCAAGCTTAAGCTACTAATCTTTTCAGTTATTTgttttacattttattataaCGATTCATATGTAGTAGCTATATGAGCTGGGCATAAGATAAACAAATTTCAATAGTAGTTTCCAGTCTTAATTATTCTGTCATGCGCTGCAGGCTTTGCATCTGAGTCATAATGGCCTAAGGTCCCTACCTTCTACAATATTTAAGATGTGCATCCAACTCTCTACACTTGATCTCCACAACACAGAAATCACCATAGACCTCCTTCGACAGGTATACGCTCATGCTGCAATTAGTTCGGACAAGTTTTGCGATAGTATGTACTTGATGTCTCAttaaatgatatattattttgtttcataGACTTGCATCATCATTTTTAAACGTTTCCTTTATGGCGGCAATCAATGAACAAAAGTAGTATTTTTCCTAGTTAGTTTGGATCATTTTATGCCTCTTTGATTAGTCTACCTACCTTTTGTGACAGTATGAAGGATGGGAAGCTTTTGATGAACGTCGACGTTTAAAGCACCAGAAACAACTGGATTTTCGAGTTATGAATCAGGCTAACTTTGATGAAGGTGCTGATAAACATTGATGCttcattgcaattttttttaagttggaaCATGTCAATTAATGCGATAGTGGCCCTACCTGAAACCAGAATTTTTCAGGTTTTAGCTCAACTACATTTGTTAGGTTATGGTGTTGGAAAATGATTATTGGCAAAATATTTGGGATAGATGATGGATCGTCAATTCTGAATTGACCTTTTTTTTCCTGCCGGATAATTTTCTCACGTGACTTGAActatgtttattttaatttctatgaGAAGTTTTATATTCTATAACAGATTTCGATatataatcttttattaatttttccgTAAGACTATATTgtcaattcaaaatttgaaaaattaatccaaatttgattttttttttttctttctctgtcacattctattaattttatttagacaATTTTATCCGATTACAATTCAAATTTAGACCAACTTTGCAATCAATTTGAAGAGaggttttaaaaattagaagtctatcaatgtttttcttttgttatttctatAACATTTCTCCAGTTTTAACTCTAACAAATTTTCATTGTAGATATTGATGAATTAATAGAAAACATAAATTGTCTTATGAAACACTGTCATTCTAGATATTAATGAATtattataaaacatacatcgacATAACGCGTGTAACatgaaattgataatattttagagaaaaacagaactaaagttatttttttaaaaaaatgaattttttagacACTTTTCcctctaaaaatatattttcacatatatttgatttaattttaaaaataattcatttaaaaatattggaGTGCTTAATAACCACTTAAAATAACTTActctataaaagaaaataaaaaactatatatatatatatacacacataaaaCACAACTAAAAACGATCAACCTGCTACctcttatatatttattttatattttaattttgtatcttaaccgtttttttaaaaaaataaaattgtatctTGAACTGATTTGACATCACGAAAATGAACCTGTGAcctattttaattcatttttgggaagcgtgtgtatatatatactgCAAAACTACCCTATTTCCCTAAATATTTTAGAAAGTACCTTACATTCCTAATCTTTTTTCAGTTCCGTTTAGatctgtttttcttcttttttttttttttttttcctttctggTATCTTTTATagtatgatatttttttcagTTATATGTGGTTGAGATTTAAGCTCCTTTTCATGTTTtataatattagatttttttagttttatgaagTTAAGATCTATGTTTTTTCTTACAATATTAGTTTCAAAACctaaatatttttgtaaatacttttaaaatcaattatatctaTCTAATGCTCTCTgtcaaagtgtattttaaataaTCTTTATTACAAGAATCTAatcaaaaatgaatttatttgaaaaaacatttttttctctaataatccaCTCAAGctcaagaagaagaggaaataatcataaaaactatatttttttaaaaaagataggAAAACTAATTACTATGCCTATTTCCGGACAAATTTTAATACTAAAGAAATGCCAAATTCACTACTTATCTTCATAAATACTAGTGAGATATTAAACCCCTTCAACTTttttcggtttttttttttgaaaaaaacacTCAACAGTTCTAATATTTATACACAAATTTAGGCAacacttcaaatatttataCACATAGTTGCCATATTTATAAACCAGAAATACAAACCAACATTCCTAGTAGGCAACACTTCAAATATAAACCACAAGTTTAATACATAATTACTATATTATCCTACAAGATTTATACACATGAATTCATAAGCAACTCAACAAGAAAACAAATACTTATCTTTTTCTAACAGATTAAACTACAAAGATATCATAACTTTGATATCATGAACAGTAAGGAAACAATAGGAAAGATATTGGCAAagagaaacattttttttcctttttatcttttcTTCGTGAGGAGTCAAATATCCCAAAGCCAGTGATTGGTGGAGATAACTCCAACCAACCATACGAGAAGGGTACATTTTATATTGCACAAATCATAGTTTCTTCCAAATTTATGTATGAATATATGAACTGTGTCCGGCCATTTAATCTTTTTGAATACTCATGAGCTCTAGAGtactaaacttttaaaaaagacTGTAAACAAAGTCTGACCAAGGTCGGAAGAATGATCCGGTGAAGAAGAGTACCTAACGGAAGTAAACGGACACAAGCGGGATGTCAATATCATTATCCTCATCATCCTCGCACGCCACGACAACATCCAAATGTCGACGATACGGAGGCAGCTCCACCTTTGCAACGTCTCGAGCTAAGTCAACTACCTTCTTGTCCATTCGATCTCTGTGTCGAGGGAACATACTATTGTATAGGAGACAGCTACCACATGAGATGCTATAGGCATTCAATCCTTTGTTTTTCAACCAATCAATAAGTTCTCTGAGAGTAGGGTTGTCTTTGATGATCCATCTGTCCCAGACAGTCCAGCTCATGTCGCGGTGCTTAATGACCTTGGGTGGAACTGGCTCGGCCATGGAAAACAGAGGCAGTGCAAGGTTGGCAAATGTGTTACGGTAGTCCTCCACCTTGTGGCCCCCATCAAGAACTTTGTACAGTTCGAGGCAGACAAGACCTGTTGCCATTGCGGTCGAGGTTGCAATGGCAGGGATAATCCTTCCAGCGATGAACTTGGCTTTCAACTTATCTACTTCAGGAATGCTGTAATTCCTTGCCCTCATGTTAGCAAGCCCAGCTATGAGATCCATATGGAAATTTGAATCATCATCCTGCACCATTGAAACTAAGCCaattgaatttccaaaattgattcAAAGATCTCTAAAAACCTTTATAATCGGTCATAACTGTCTTCCTGcctgtattttcttttttatcttttttgaaAAGATGATCATAAAAAAGAACCATATCAATAAATGGTTTAAAGAAAAACCTTCTCGAACTGGATCGGTTTCATCCTGAATCCCTCTGGTAGATTCCTGCGAGTATCATCCAATTTGTTTGCCAGGTCATGAATAACAGCAGCATCGTCAACAGATGCAGTAGAGAGACTGGTTGCCTTCTCATCAGTCACTATCTTGGCATCTTTTTTGGGCATAAAATCCGGTACTATAACTCTGTCTACTGCATCAGCCAATTTCCTGGGGTTCTTAATCCAGTCAGGAATTGAAATGGCATATGACTCTGCTCTTAGTATAGCAGCCGCCAAAACAAACTGAAGGTGACTTTGATCAGCAGTTGAAAACTGCAGTGGATGAGGAAATCTCTTTGGAGCAGACCAGAATGGGGCCCCATTACTGGTTACGGCATCTTCAGGAAAAGTGTATATCAATTGCTTTACACGGTTGGCAAAATAATCTTCGAACCTATCAAAATAATATCATCGCAGCACGAATCAATACCATTGAACAACTGAAGCAtcaaaaagattaaaaagaaataaatgacaGTTGAGATTATGAAGAATAGTACTTCAAACGAGCCCATGTAATGCAGTCTTCAAATGTTTCACATCTTTCTCTATCGAGACACTCAAGAATTCGCTCCAAAGTATCCCTAGATTGAGCATCACCAGCATTCATCATTGCAGAAGTATATTCACTAGGATTGGATAGATAAGCGTTCACATCAGTCGGAGTCTTCTCAAGCAAGCCCTCAAACTCAGATCGAGCCCAAGTCAAACAGTGATCGATATTGTGCGGAAATGAATGCACGGTGCACATGGGCGCTTGTTTCTCAGGTGGGTCTCTTGATGCGCCATAGTTTTCAGTCAGGTGAGGAATGACCATTTGAGTATTGCATTTAGCACCAAGAGTACCAGATTCTAAAAGTGGTTTCTGGAAGTATAAGCACCTTTGATCAACATATAGCCTTGCATTAACGTTGTCTAGTGCATTAACTACGACACTCAAATTCTCCCAAAAACTATCATCAAAGACATTTTCAGTCTCAGGGCTAACTCGATTCTGCAAAGCTTCAATATTAAGGTGTCGGTTAATTGCAACAGCAGCAGAAGCAGCAACCGTGGATTTCGCCTGCCCAATGTTCCAATCACGGAAAAGGAATTGCCTACTAAGATTGCTTTTTTCAATTACATCATCATCAGTAATTGTCAGCTTCCCTTCGTTGCTACATGAAACTCCCATAAGTGCAAGATTCTTCAAAAACTCACAACCTAAAGCACCAGATCCCACCATAAAGACTTTCGCATTTTCCAGTTTCTTCTGTAGCTTAGACCCAAACACTGAAATCTGAGCATCATAACGGCTATTCAAGGGTCTAAAATCACTGGCATCCAATGATTCCGTGGGAAGTGACTCCACTGAGTCGAAATAGAAGAACTacatattagagaaaaaaacgTGTAAGAAATAGTAATCAAATGACAATCCCGGCATGCAGGGAAGTTAAAACAAGATCAGTTACAATTACTTTCACTGGTCCCAATGGATTATAATCTATTTCATGTAAGTAGAGCGATGCAAACTTGTATATGTGTACTTAACTTCTTAGACGAAAAGGACTGGAACATTTCAACACATAGGTCATTAGGCATCTACTGACCTGAACAAGTGGATGAAATTTTCCAGAGCATGCTTTGAGAACCTCTTGAGCTACAATACCACCAAACATGGCTGCCATGGGATTCAGTACTGCCTTGGCACCAAATGCAAAATGTCTCAAAAGCTTAGGATTAATATCTTCAACTCGCCcatctcctagagtctcgttaATGTTACTGGCAACAGAGATCAGCTTCTGAGCATCCTCCTCAGAACCAGCAACTGGTAGGCGACCCAACTCAGTCACAAATTTATCCAATGCCAAGAACGCCAAGTGTATGAGAGGAGGACGGTCAAACTTGGAGAAATCACTCAGGAGAAAATCACCAGGATCATTAATTGCTTCTCTTAGTGGCTTGAAGTTCAACACCTTGGGCTGTTTCACCTGTGTGACAATCCCACCTTTCTCATAGCTACCAAAGTTTGTAGTATCCTCCTCGAGAGTAAATGAATAGGCCCTGCAATTTTTAATCCTTCTCGGCTTCCCATCATTCAACTCCGTCATACCATGAACTTCAGAGAACACCACAAGATCTCCATCTTGAAATTCAAGTCTCTCATCATCAACACAGGAAACGAGTGCAGGATTGTCATTGCTGATGGATGCAATTATTCCAGTGTGTGGATCCTCTCCATACACATCGTAAACAGTGAACTCAGGCCCAAAGTCACAAAACACTGAACCGAAGAGCCCTCTAACTTCAGacttgataaatgaaataggagGCTGGTGGTTATGGCAAAAGTCATTGAATTCCATAGCCTTATCAAGGCCAGTATCAGTGAAGACAACAACCTGCATCCACAGGACATGGAAGGTTAAATCATGTGTGTGGCACTCATATACAAGAAAAATAAGCACACGTTCGTTGATGTTGAAGATGTACAGCCTGTAACTGAAACCAGCTATTTGTTAAGAGCGCAAGGAAATTTCACTAGTTAGTGACTAGTGAGGCCGGGAGATTGAGAGATTACCCAACCTTAAGTCTTAGTAAATCAAAAACCTTTTTATGGCTGACAACTGATCGAGTAAAAAAATCTACTTTTTGAGAGGTATTTTAGTGTGAAGCAAGGAGCATGCTGTCCAGAGAGACATGGGAGCAGATGAAGGCATCTCTTCAGTTCAGCTATTCCATATACCAACTCATAGGAGATGAGTCGAGTGCAAAGGAAGTAACTGGAAAATGTTAcactttgaaaataaaaactatggGTCTATAATACTTCCCTAAATTGGCAGATGTCATGATCCTTCCTATGAATTTGCAATCAATTAAAAATTCGACAAAATCTTTTGTGGTGTTTTCATGTCCTAAAAGTCGAGactacatttttcatttgaaatttcaatactTTTAGATCACAAGCAAAAGTTTATGAGCTGTTTTTACTGATATTTGCTTTCATAGAGAAAACTGAAAGGAATTAAGGGCAAACAAACAAATAGAAAGCTCGAACAAGAGGAGTCCACCAGCAAACTTCAAGAAAATGACTTAGAtccaaaataagaaaaacaaatatcatAATTACCAAAATGTCTGGTGACTAAGGCCCAAAAAGAGGCATTAAACCTAGTCACCTCCCAAAGCACTCTAAAAATTCTATTATTCTTCCCCAACCAAATACTCCATacaataacaaaaagaaaaagaggaaaaacaaaagaaaaacaactagCTTCCCACAAGGTTTTACCCTTCCTTAAACGAGGGGTTTAAAGACACACATTCCCACCACAAACAACCACCCTACCCCAAGCACCACACATGTCAAATGAGGTTTTCCAACTATCCTAAAGAAACAGAGAAAATTGGCAATCCCAAAACAAATTATCAAGCTCTCCTCAAGCCTCCAGCAAAAGAATATACTATTGCAGAAACAAAATGAAGGAAGAATAGTTTGTCATCGAAAGTTAGAAATTAGGTTTACAACAAAACCTAGCGATCAATCACTAACCCAATTTGAATACCTCCAAAAGATAAACCACAACAGAAAACTGTAGTGACAGCAAGTGATTGAGTTCACTAGTTCCTAATATAAATTTACTAAATCTACAAATTTGAATCCAGCACTTGCTTTAGTCTCAACTTGTGGTGATATAAGTTCCCATTGTAGAATTAAGAATTCTCTCAACAAGGTCTACTCTGATATGAATTAGGGTGCAACAAAAGGTATTCAAAAGATGGCATCAGAAGCCTCAAGCTCATCCCTTTGGACATGATCCAAGGTGTTCACTCTCATGTACACGACTTGTCACACAAAAACCTTAACCTTCTTTAGAATTCTAACTTGCCAGAGAGCAAAAAGTTGAGACAGGTGGGGAGGGAGAATGCACTGACAAAAAGTGAAAGACAAATGGCACAAGAACCCTCTAGATGTATCAGGAGACCACAAACAAACATCCCTTCTTCAAAGGCACATTTGGAGATCTCACGGAATGGAGAGAAGACCCAAAACATAGAGGCCGTCCAAAGACAATTGGAAGTGAGGAAGAAGAACCAAGGACAGCATCAACGAGGCCACCAAATGGAACCTTATGTTTCAAAGACAATAATTGTAGgatatttctcttttttttttggaagatataatataattgcaAGATAACACAACGATTTCTCCCCACCCAACATTCCTCCCAAAAAAGTAAGTCTTTGAGCCCATCCCCAATAGAACAATGCATAAACTGAGAAAAAGAGGAGAAATCCCCTAAGAAAAAGCTTTCCAGAAGCTTAGGTAAGACCCACCAGAAATCAACATCCTCACACCACTTGTCGAGAGGTGTTGGCTATCACAATAACCCTTAGCTCCAGTGTATTAAAATTCAGGTAGAAACACCACAACCACTTACCTACAAAAGCCACATTATGTCACCTCAAGCTCCCAATGGCTAAACCTCCTAGATCCACCAGTTTCAAAACCATCTCCCACCACTCGACCAGGTGATACCTTCCACCCCGTCAACCCCCTTCCCAAAAGAATTTCTCACCACTTTCTCAACGGGGTTAACGAGATCAGAATCCTAAAAATCAACAAGAAATAATTAGGGATTCATCTCAACACATAATGGATGAGTGTACATCTTCCTCTTttagagagagaggaaaaaaactaaactaaCTAAACTTACAAGGCAAACAATTTCTTTTGAACTTCAACCAAGATGACAAGGTGGTTCCAAAAATCCAAACTCCTCCCAAGGTACTGCTAAAAGGGAACTGGCTCACCTCACAACCAACCAAAGAGGCCCAAGATACTAAGGAGGACAGCAATTTAGATCTCGCAGAGAGCTCTTGCCTCTATTCATCTCAAGCCCAAAAATCACTTCAAAACAAGACAAAAaccttttaatattatttaacaaAAGCTTAAGCCTAAAAATTGCTTCAAAACAAGACGAAATCTATTAAGATTAGCAAAGAAACTTTCTTCCCCCTTATAGAAGAAAAGAGTGTCATCAAAAAATTGAAGGTGGATCAAATGAACTAGCTCCTTCCCACCTTGAACCCCTTGATCACACCCTTCCATGAACTTCCCGAGACTAGCCTACTGAAGAACATCCACCCTACATTTTTAGTTTGGAATTCattcaattcaaattttttgaCAAGAAACAGTATGTTTTTTAATTTCGATACATTTAGACCAAGAAGAGAAATTTCAGCTTCTGAAGTTTATATATTGCATCCCAAGTCCCCAACTCTAACAGGGTGGGGGGGTGGATTCACAAAAGAAATTGACTTAAAGAGGTAAGAAGTTAAATTGGAATTTGGCTGAAAATTGTCATTCGTTGGGTTAGTTTCCTTTCCTGGATATTTTTATGAAATTGAGAGATCCCATATAATTAATCAAGAACATCCAGTAACCGATCTCAGTTGACATAGTAAGCATCTAAATTATCAATGCTACTACCAAGGAAACTATTCTAACTCTCTAACCGAATAAAGACGGCAGATAAATTAGCTTAACGGGCCCCCACAAAATCATGGTAAAAGTTCCTTCAAACATATTCAAGACCACGTAGCCCACTACCATTTTGGATACTCCTCTAGCTCACAAACTGCTCCCAAAGTCGTCTATTACCAATAAGAAATTTGCCACATTCCTCAAATATTGGAACCATAATAGTAAAgaccttttttaaaaaacttttgcAAGAACTACAACAGCAACCTACCACCGTTTTCTTTCAACTAGTAATAAAAGTTCACGCAATGCCTCATGATGCGTCTGATTATATGATGGGCAAAATTACCAATCATGGCCTCTTTAAAGAAAACTTCAAATGCCAATAGACTTCCTGACAGCACTTTGGAAAACATAAAACCCTAAAAGAGTTAAAAGTGATCCTGCAGAGTTCTCTAATCGAGGCTCCAAcacttgtaaaaaaaaatacatccaaaattcaaattctaacCAAATTGGTATAACAGTGGCAAGAAAACAAAAGTCTCTCTTGTTGCATTGCAAAGTGTGGTggatgatttaaaatcaaattgaactTAGAAATCAAGAGGCAGTTCAGAAATATGAGGTGTCAATCACCTTTTCAGATGGCAGCTGGAGATGATCTGACATGAATCTTGTGCTCAGTAtgcaaaaatatagaaatattcTACTatgtttaaaacataaaaataatacaCGATACTAGAATCTAAGACACAAGCAGACAactataaacaaataaaattaagaGTAAACAAGTATAGGAAGTTCCGCGGAATGC from Benincasa hispida cultivar B227 chromosome 10, ASM972705v1, whole genome shotgun sequence carries:
- the LOC120089364 gene encoding ubiquitin-activating enzyme E1 1 isoform X1 yields the protein MLPRKRAGEEGVVVEGETDNGSTSIVNNNNNNNSVQNVGASLIKKQRIDSDSNSNSNSNVAAVATAATVATTANDIVNDAASLIMASGNSNPPDIDEDLHSRQLAVYGRETMRKLFASNVLISGMQGLGAEIAKNVILAGVKSVTLHDEGVVELWDLSSNFVFSESDIGKNRALASAQKLQDLNNSVIVHTLTTKLVKEQLSDFEVVVFTDTGLDKAMEFNDFCHNHQPPISFIKSEVRGLFGSVFCDFGPEFTVYDVYGEDPHTGIIASISNDNPALVSCVDDERLEFQDGDLVVFSEVHGMTELNDGKPRRIKNCRAYSFTLEEDTTNFGSYEKGGIVTQVKQPKVLNFKPLREAINDPGDFLLSDFSKFDRPPLIHLAFLALDKFVTELGRLPVAGSEEDAQKLISVASNINETLGDGRVEDINPKLLRHFAFGAKAVLNPMAAMFGGIVAQEVLKACSGKFHPLVQFFYFDSVESLPTESLDASDFRPLNSRYDAQISVFGSKLQKKLENAKVFMVGSGALGCEFLKNLALMGVSCSNEGKLTITDDDVIEKSNLSRQFLFRDWNIGQAKSTVAASAAVAINRHLNIEALQNRVSPETENVFDDSFWENLSVVVNALDNVNARLYVDQRCLYFQKPLLESGTLGAKCNTQMVIPHLTENYGASRDPPEKQAPMCTVHSFPHNIDHCLTWARSEFEGLLEKTPTDVNAYLSNPSEYTSAMMNAGDAQSRDTLERILECLDRERCETFEDCITWARLKFEDYFANRVKQLIYTFPEDAVTSNGAPFWSAPKRFPHPLQFSTADQSHLQFVLAAAILRAESYAISIPDWIKNPRKLADAVDRVIVPDFMPKKDAKIVTDEKATSLSTASVDDAAVIHDLANKLDDTRRNLPEGFRMKPIQFEKDDDSNFHMDLIAGLANMRARNYSIPEVDKLKAKFIAGRIIPAIATSTAMATGLVCLELYKVLDGGHKVEDYRNTFANLALPLFSMAEPVPPKVIKHRDMSWTVWDRWIIKDNPTLRELIDWLKNKGLNAYSISCGSCLLYNSMFPRHRDRMDKKVVDLARDVAKVELPPYRRHLDVVVACEDDEDNDIDIPLVSVYFR
- the LOC120089364 gene encoding ubiquitin-activating enzyme E1 1 isoform X2 — its product is MASGNSNPPDIDEDLHSRQLAVYGRETMRKLFASNVLISGMQGLGAEIAKNVILAGVKSVTLHDEGVVELWDLSSNFVFSESDIGKNRALASAQKLQDLNNSVIVHTLTTKLVKEQLSDFEVVVFTDTGLDKAMEFNDFCHNHQPPISFIKSEVRGLFGSVFCDFGPEFTVYDVYGEDPHTGIIASISNDNPALVSCVDDERLEFQDGDLVVFSEVHGMTELNDGKPRRIKNCRAYSFTLEEDTTNFGSYEKGGIVTQVKQPKVLNFKPLREAINDPGDFLLSDFSKFDRPPLIHLAFLALDKFVTELGRLPVAGSEEDAQKLISVASNINETLGDGRVEDINPKLLRHFAFGAKAVLNPMAAMFGGIVAQEVLKACSGKFHPLVQFFYFDSVESLPTESLDASDFRPLNSRYDAQISVFGSKLQKKLENAKVFMVGSGALGCEFLKNLALMGVSCSNEGKLTITDDDVIEKSNLSRQFLFRDWNIGQAKSTVAASAAVAINRHLNIEALQNRVSPETENVFDDSFWENLSVVVNALDNVNARLYVDQRCLYFQKPLLESGTLGAKCNTQMVIPHLTENYGASRDPPEKQAPMCTVHSFPHNIDHCLTWARSEFEGLLEKTPTDVNAYLSNPSEYTSAMMNAGDAQSRDTLERILECLDRERCETFEDCITWARLKFEDYFANRVKQLIYTFPEDAVTSNGAPFWSAPKRFPHPLQFSTADQSHLQFVLAAAILRAESYAISIPDWIKNPRKLADAVDRVIVPDFMPKKDAKIVTDEKATSLSTASVDDAAVIHDLANKLDDTRRNLPEGFRMKPIQFEKDDDSNFHMDLIAGLANMRARNYSIPEVDKLKAKFIAGRIIPAIATSTAMATGLVCLELYKVLDGGHKVEDYRNTFANLALPLFSMAEPVPPKVIKHRDMSWTVWDRWIIKDNPTLRELIDWLKNKGLNAYSISCGSCLLYNSMFPRHRDRMDKKVVDLARDVAKVELPPYRRHLDVVVACEDDEDNDIDIPLVSVYFR
- the LOC120089364 gene encoding ubiquitin-activating enzyme E1 1 isoform X3, encoding MEFNDFCHNHQPPISFIKSEVRGLFGSVFCDFGPEFTVYDVYGEDPHTGIIASISNDNPALVSCVDDERLEFQDGDLVVFSEVHGMTELNDGKPRRIKNCRAYSFTLEEDTTNFGSYEKGGIVTQVKQPKVLNFKPLREAINDPGDFLLSDFSKFDRPPLIHLAFLALDKFVTELGRLPVAGSEEDAQKLISVASNINETLGDGRVEDINPKLLRHFAFGAKAVLNPMAAMFGGIVAQEVLKACSGKFHPLVQFFYFDSVESLPTESLDASDFRPLNSRYDAQISVFGSKLQKKLENAKVFMVGSGALGCEFLKNLALMGVSCSNEGKLTITDDDVIEKSNLSRQFLFRDWNIGQAKSTVAASAAVAINRHLNIEALQNRVSPETENVFDDSFWENLSVVVNALDNVNARLYVDQRCLYFQKPLLESGTLGAKCNTQMVIPHLTENYGASRDPPEKQAPMCTVHSFPHNIDHCLTWARSEFEGLLEKTPTDVNAYLSNPSEYTSAMMNAGDAQSRDTLERILECLDRERCETFEDCITWARLKFEDYFANRVKQLIYTFPEDAVTSNGAPFWSAPKRFPHPLQFSTADQSHLQFVLAAAILRAESYAISIPDWIKNPRKLADAVDRVIVPDFMPKKDAKIVTDEKATSLSTASVDDAAVIHDLANKLDDTRRNLPEGFRMKPIQFEKDDDSNFHMDLIAGLANMRARNYSIPEVDKLKAKFIAGRIIPAIATSTAMATGLVCLELYKVLDGGHKVEDYRNTFANLALPLFSMAEPVPPKVIKHRDMSWTVWDRWIIKDNPTLRELIDWLKNKGLNAYSISCGSCLLYNSMFPRHRDRMDKKVVDLARDVAKVELPPYRRHLDVVVACEDDEDNDIDIPLVSVYFR